ttacttttcgctgctcatagactctttgcatgcttgcttgaattgtgttaagattgcttgacttgtgctaagattgctaaaatctgccaaaaactaaaattgggaaaatgatagatttttaattggtcaagtagtctaatcaccccccccccctgtagacatactttcaatcctacagtaATCCTACACAACACGTTTGTGGAGGATGAGAGCGAAGTGGCATCCCACATGCATGATTTTCAAAAAAACGGAGTGCATGTCCGCCTCCCGGAACAAGATGAAGAGCATCTTATGAACTTTCTAGAGATATCGACAACTCTGAGATACAAGAGCACATATGCAACTACTCAATGGTCTTTTGGAGCATATGTGGATTTACGTTGAAAATTATTGAATTATATGTTTGAACTACGCACTTCAAATAAAACATATGCCGAAACTATGTATTTTTCTCTCCGAACTAACTTTATTAGTGTGCCTTCATTCCTTTTTATGTGTGGTCATACCGTTCTATAATCAATATGCATGTGTTTGCAAGGATTTGAGTTTTCAAAGTGAAAAGTATGGTTACACATGTGGAAATATAAGAGGTGGCCGGCTAACGCGTGCCCAGACATTTTGGGAGTCAAATTTTCCTCGTCCAATTTTTTTTGAAGGGGGAAAGACACTCAAGGCGCCAAATTTCATTCACCTCAAAAACATAGTACAGTATGAATTACACATCCCTCTAGAGCTTGAATAGATAACAGAGAAAGAATAGGGCAATGAGTGTGCCCATGAGCTAAATTGGAACAACCAAAGGCGAGTTGAACTGAACTGTTCAGAACCTCGTGAGCAACATTATGGGCAATGCCATTAAGACTCCTAGAAATGTGAAAACTGTGCGAACAAGAGCCTTCTGAGGTAGCGAAAAAATCTGCCAGTGATTGTCTAACAGCCCAATGAATTTTCTCTGAAGTCACATCCCTAGTTGTCGCAACCATCACCAAAGTAATATTATCTGTAAAATAATTGGGCTGATCGACCTGAAGAAGTTTGGCTATTGCTGCTGCAAGGAGGAGGCTTGCTGCTTCAGCTTGCAATGGAGAATTTGTAGGGGGATAGGAGGCTTGAATTTGTACTTTTGTGTTCAATTCTCCTTCTGGGATGAAAATGAAGGTGCCAATTCCTGTAGCTTTCAAATTGGGTTGTAGACCTGGATTTTTTGAAGTGTTAAAAGCAGCGTCCGAATATATTTTGGTCCTGCTATAAGAGGACCGCTTTTGATAGTTTTTCCTTGCAATAGTAAAGGATCGGCAGGTTGTGATTCAATAATGGACGGGTTCTGATGCTTATCATCCTTAGGATTGTCGTGGAGAGCTTGACATTCGGTAATGGCACCCGCGACATGTTGGACCTCATGAGACAAGGCAAAAAGAGCATCATTCCTGGACTTCCATATGCACCAAAGAAAATGTAATGGAAGGAATAGAATCATTCCTAGTCCAATTGGAATGCTCTTACTAACCCATTTCAATCTTAGCAACAAAGTCCAGAAAATAGAGGGCCATCAATAGACCACTGTAGCAGTGACATCACCATCAATTTGCACGCGAATCCTAGGCGCCAAAATAGAGGGGGGTTTTATTGAGAAATACCAAAATAGAGGGTACACCGGGGAGCTCCTATGCAGCAGTGCAGGTGCCCGTTAACCATCTGACGCCTGCAGCGCTACTAGAACGGGCCGGCCCACTAGCCTGCTGCCCcagttttttttgattttttgttcCGAAAATAAAAATATGAACTAAAAAAGGTTTATATATTTAAAGAAAAAAGGTTCGTCCATttgaaaaaaaaaagttcatcaattttggaaaaagttcatcaaattttaaaaaagttcattcaaattaaaaaaaaggtgcaTCCAATTTAGCAAAAGTTCATTAATATTTTAAAAATCTCATTAAATTTTAAAAAAGGTCATgtatttttagaaaaagttcattgaactgAAAAAAACTTCGTCCATTTTCAAAAGGATGTTCATAAAATTTCAAAAAAGTTAATCGATATTTCAAAAACGTTCATCAATCTGAAAAGGAAttgttgaaattttaaaaaaattcatagaATTTTCAAAAAAGAAATCGTCAATGCGCCTatggcgccaaataggaaatgctcGTACACCGTACATGGTGCGCACTCCCCCACCCCCTCATTCGCTAGTCTAAGTGGGCCGCTGGCCCGTTATCCCCACACATGGGTCTATTGGGCTAGGTTTTCGGTGGGTCTTTTCATAAGGATTTTGttgggtttttttatttttataaataaatttatgatattttttcaattTTATAGATTTTTTTGGAACTTACGAAGAAATTTCAAATACTGAAACTTTTTTctaaattcattaacatttttcaaattcggtAAAAATTATAAATTTcgttatttttttcaaaattttcaaatattttttagATTTGTGTAATTTTTTAACAATCAGTAACTTTTTCATTTTCGTGAGTATTCAAAATATGCAAAGAATTAAAAAATtttaattctttgaactttttacaaTTTGCGAATCTTTGCATttccatttttttcaaattttgtgaactttttaaaattcgtGAATTTTTCATTTTCTATCTTTTTCCCCAAATTTACAAACTTCTTCAAAAAGTAAATATTCTTCTTCTTTTGAGAAGTAAAAGACAATGTTCAATGGTCAAAGGTTAATTGTAGAGGTCAAACAATCGGCAATCGAATGGTTTCACGGGCGTGGCCCATATTGCACGGGTGTGAGCGCCAACACCCTAACTGGTGCTATAAGCTGCAATTAGGCGAGAGGTCATGCTGGATTCTTGTTAGCGTTAAAACGAGCAGCCTCTGTAGAAGGTTCGCGCAAAACGGGCGGGCCCATTCCCACGAGCGAACGTAAAAAAGAAATGTCACGAAAAATACAGCTTTTGGTGAAGTGGAACACACGGCCTAATGATATATAGCTGCTTTGCGCACCACTGCACTAGCGGCTGAGTATGTGCTGAAATACAACGCTCAAAGGTACTCCTTCCGTtacataatataagagcatttttgacactagtgtagtgcactagtgtcaaaaacgctcttatattatgggatggagggagtagctattaTGTATAGCGGTAGATTTGCTTTTTAATCATTCCTTCAAGAAATGAATAAATTTTtctggaacaaattttgaaattcgaACAAACTTTTAAAGCTAGATTTTTAGAAAAAACCTGATTAGTTATTGAAaccatgaacaaaatttgaaaatccaAACATTTGTTGAATTCCATAAGTTTCAAATACACATTTAAATTTTTGTAAAAATACGCTAATTTTTTTAACTATACAGTGTACATTTTTGTCACATATGATGAACAAATTTTAAATATACATTGAAATTTTTTGCAATATACGTTGAACAAATTTTTTTTATACACTAAACAAATATTAAATACATTTTAATCATTTTGTGATATACGCTTCGCAATTTTAAAAAGTGAACCGAATTTGAatccatgaacaatttttgaaatcatgaacaatttttggatTTCAAACCATTTTCTTCGAAACAAATTATAAAAATAAAAACTTAAAAGGAGAAATTCAAATAAATTGaagagaaacagaaaaaaaaataggaATAAAGGAAAACTAGCAAACGAAGAAAAAACCGGTTCAAGGAACctactagaaggttcccaaaaccaggtGCTCGGTCGAAATTGGGCCGGCCTTTACGCCTTGTTCGCTCGCTTCGCTTCAGCGAAGTAGCGACGAACGGACGCACACGGGCGTCAGGATCTGCCCAATTAAGCGGTCTAGACACATCGCGACGCATGGTCAAATGGGCCTTAGTCAGCACAACCCATTCACTGTAggtacttttttttccttttcggaAAATTTGTTTAATAAATATAAATTGTAAAAACTAATAAAAATGTGTTTTATAAACAAAATTAGGGAATATATAAAAGGTATGTACTTTTCAAAAATATACAACCGTTAAAATAACTTTTTATTTATTGAAAAaatcaagtatttaaaaaatgtttttatttgaaaatgttaatctattttagaaaatgttcatgtatGTTTTAAAAGTTTATAAGGGTTAAGATGCGTTAAAAAACGTTTATATGTTTTAAAAGTTTATATGTTTAGGAACGTTTGCATGATTTACAAATATATTCCTATATTTTGTAGAAAATATATGCATAATTTTTTTAAATTGTTTGTGTGTCTATAAAAATGTGCTTATATTCTATATGTTTTCATGTAATTTAGTAAGTGTTAATATATAcagagaaaaaaaatcatgttttcttAAAAAAATGCACTACAGAGCGTCGTAGGACAAATATATTTTGAATTAAGGTATATGATTTTGGGTGGCTGAATTGTTGACCAACTTGTATGTGGGGCACACATGTCTCTAAAAATTAGGTGAGTATGGTTAGAGGATCTGTCTGCTCGTCCTGGGGGGTCAGAGGGCACCCGTTGGAAGGGGCGCTGCAGCTGGGTGCCTGTTTTTTAGTGTTTGAATTAACTGACAGTCAGCTGCTGCATCAAGCTTGCGCAAAAGAAATTTCAGTCGAGATGATCTCGTCCATAATAAACACGTGAAAGAAAGCTTCTCAAGATCTTTGCCAGAAATATCCGGGCCGCCAAAGTCGTCGACGAAGTATTACTTGTGTTTTTAACTGACTGAAATGTCGTGCCATATATTAAGCGTCCCTCTCGGCTGGCTTCATCAGAAACCAAATATCACGCACGTTTAGATCGTAATCCTTTCATCCTTTGCCTCTTTCCTCCTTGAGAGTCTTCGACTTCGAGACTGGGTCGCAGCGGATGACATCGAACTACGGAAGAAATATCTTGGACTAGTTTCACCCGGGGTACCTGCACGCGGTGGCTCGAACACGATAAGCTTAAACCTAATACAATATGAGAAGATGTCAGGACAGCTGTGACATGATCATATAGGAGTAGTACCAAACCATGGCATATACCCTGCATTTTGTCGTCTATCCATGAAGCCTCCGTGCTAAAAGAAGAACCGGCCTAATTGGCATTCGATCACTATATATTATCCAAGATCGCAATATCTAGTCTAGGACTAAATTCAAATGCCAGAGGGGACCTTGCTTGCTCGATAAATCAACTCAAATCCGCCCTGCCTTAGATGCAGCTGCCTGCGCTGTCAACGAAACGCATTATCCGGCTCTTCCAGAAGCTTAATCCTCTGCCTACAAAACTGTCGCCGATGGCGCCATTGATGCTCACAAGTCACTGCACCTGCACACAAGTCGCAAGCAGTGCACGCACGAAGCCTTGGACCAACGATGTCGTCGTCAGCGGACCTCCCGTGGCCTGCGCGCGGCGGCGGTGTCTTTGACTTCGGGCAGGGCAGCGCGCTGGTGCTCGCGTCGTACCCGGTGCTcctgctcctcgtcctcctctccgcGTTCGTCAGGTACGTGTGGATCGCGCTCGCGCTCTACTGCGCGATCCTGTTCCTGCTCTCCTGCACCGGCCGCTTGCTCGCTGGGCCGCTGGTGGTCGTGCACGACGAGGCCAGGGCGGCCGTCGAGCGGGGCGGCCTATCGCAGGCGTCCATTGCGGCTATCCCGGCGTTCGTGTACGGTGCCGCTGCCGGCGATGGAGAGGCCCAGTGCGCGGTGTGCCTGGAGGCTCTATCCGGCGGGGAGAAGGCCCGGCGGCTGCCGGTGTGCGCGCACACGTTCCACGTCGGGTGCATCGACATGTGGTTCCACTCGCATGCGACGTGCCCGGTCTGCCGCTGCCATGTCGAGCCGCCCAAGGCCGGCAAGATGACGCCGTTGCCGCCAGAGCCGCCTCTGCCGCCGGTGTAGTTGTTGCTGGCTGTGCCAGGACATAAGATTGTACAGATTTAGATTTGAGGTCCTCGGTGCCTCAGTATTGTCGCATTGCACTCCGCTGACGATCGAATGCCCTATCTGGTCAAATGTGTACTACCTCCGTCTGGTTTATTTGTCACTTCGtattttgtgttaaattttgatcatagacttaactaataaaatgttaattatgTCATGTCATAAAAAAATTATTGCATTCGTATTTAAATATTTTTGAGCAATACTATTTTTGTTATGTAAACTTATATCTTGTTGCTTAAAATCAACGTCAAAATATGACCGAAAAATAAGGTAACTAATAAACTTTTTCCGGTCTTGCTGCTTTAGAGCGAACGAGTCTTCCTTATTCACCAGGATCTCTATTTCtaaatggagcagttggtagtctccgtcggtcaattttcgtcccaccattttTGTCCGGTTTTTTTTCATAGGTTAACCTTGGTAGATTTTTTTCGTCCTCGATCCCACCTTACGGTTCCAAAAAAAAAAACCATGTACGATCCCAACTTAGATAGACATTTCTCTAATCCtcgaagtgatcacgtgatccaaatcaactaaaccatgtccgatcatcacgtgagatggagtagtttcattggtgaacatcgctatgttgatcatatctactatatgattcacgctcgacctttcggtctccgtgttccgaggccatatctgtatatgcttggctcgtgtataacctgagtattccgcgtgtgcaactgttttgcacccgttgtatttgaacgtagagcctatcacacccgatcatcacgtggtgtctcagcacgaagaactttccaatggtgcatactcagggagaacacttcttgat
The sequence above is drawn from the Triticum aestivum cultivar Chinese Spring chromosome 7A, IWGSC CS RefSeq v2.1, whole genome shotgun sequence genome and encodes:
- the LOC123147169 gene encoding RING-H2 finger protein ATL39-like; this encodes MSSSADLPWPARGGGVFDFGQGSALVLASYPVLLLLVLLSAFVRYVWIALALYCAILFLLSCTGRLLAGPLVVVHDEARAAVERGGLSQASIAAIPAFVYGAAAGDGEAQCAVCLEALSGGEKARRLPVCAHTFHVGCIDMWFHSHATCPVCRCHVEPPKAGKMTPLPPEPPLPPV